Part of the Nostoc sp. ATCC 53789 genome, CTGCGAACCGTACAAACGGCAAACGCAGTTGCAGAATTGCTCAACTTGCCGATTAAATTGGAAACAGGTTTGAGTGAATGGCTAAATCCAGCTTGGATGACAGAAGAACCCGAAAGACTTTCAGCTCCAGCATTAGCAAAATTATTCCCCAGAATTGACACCAGCTATACCTCGCGCATCGCCGCCAAATATCCTGAAACTCACGAAAAAGTACGAGAACGTTCTGGGCAAACTGCCAGATGTTTAGCTACTGAGTTCTTCCCAGAGGATATCCTGCTAGTGGCACACGGTGCATCTGTGTTGGGGGGAGCAATGGGGCTGGTGGGGGAAATTGCCAAAACAGAAGTCAAGGCTTCTTTATGTTCATTGGTAAAAGTAGTACGCGAAGATCCAGAATGGTTATTAGAACTAACGGGAGATACTTCCCATTTAACCCACATAGAAGAAGTTATTCGATTTGCTTAAACCTCTGATAGAGATTTGTGTTCATAGGTTCTGCTAGGTTGGGTATATCCTACAAATAAAGTCATTAATCCGCAAATAAGTTCTATGACATTGTTACTAGCAGGAGACATCGGCGGTACGAAAACTATTCTGCGATTGGTTGAAACATCAGATTCACCAGCTTTACATACTATTTATCAGGAAAGTTATCACAGTGCTGATTTTCCCGATTTAGTACCCATAGTGCAGCAGTTTTTAATCAAAGCTAATACACCAATACCAGAAAAGGCTTGTTTTGCGATCGCAGGGCCTATTGTCAAAAATACTGCCAAACTTACCAATTTAGCCTGGTACCTAGATACCGAACGTTTAGAAGAAGAATTGGGTATCCCACATATTTCTTTAATTAACGACTTCGCCGCCGTTGGCTATGGCATTTCAGGTTTACAAAAACAAGACTTGCACCCGTTGCAAGTTGGGAAACCTCAACCCGAAACCCCGATTGGAATTATTGGTGCTGGTACTGGTTTAGGGCAAGGATTTTTAATTAAGCAGGGAAACAACTATCAAGTTTTTCCTTCAGAAGGTGGACACGCTGACTTCGCGCCTCGGAACGAAATCGAGTTTCAACTGTTGAGATACCTGTTGGGTAAACATGATATCCAGCGCGTTTCTGTGGAACGGGTGGTTTCTGGAATGGGAATTGTGGCGATTTATCAATTTTTGCGCGATCGCAAATTTGCCACCGAATCACCAGATATCGCCCAAATCGTTAGAACTTGGGAACAAGAAGCCGGACAAGAAGAGAAAAGTGTCGATCCCGGTGCTGCTATTGGTGCAGCTGCACTAGAAAAACGCGATCGCCTTTCCGAACAAACCTTGCAATTATTTATAGAAGCTTATGGTGCAGAAGCCGGCAATCTCGCCCTTAAACTCCTACCTTATGGTGGCTTATACATTGCTGGTGGGATTGCTCCCAAAATTCTCCCCTTAATTCAAAATAGCGGTTTCTTGTTAAACTTCACCCAAAAAGGCAGAATGCGCCCCCTCCTCGAAGAAATACCTGTGTATATTATCCTCAACCCGCAAGTGGGGCTAATAGGTGCTGCTTTATGTGCTGCTAGGTTATAACAGCTAGCATCATCAGTGAGATTAGCATCTCAAAAGGTAAAACTTATGACAGTTAAAAGTCTGTTGCCATTAATCGCCGCCACCTTTATCTGTGGTGGTTCTATTCTCGTGGAAGCGCGTCAACCTAAACCTCCGGTGGTTGTTGTCAAACCAGCCGTCCCTAAAATCGTGCAGCCACAATGGAAGGTATACACCGCTCCAGATGGTCGCTTTACTATTTTGATGCCGGGAAGACCCAACAGAAATACCGAATTCCAAAAAACTTATATGGGGGAAATTGCCTTAGAAATATTTGCCGCACAACCGCCAAAACAGGAAGTAGCATACATAGTTGTTTACAACGATTTTCCTTATAGTTATGGTAAAATAACTGACCCACAAGCTGTACTGAATAATGCACGAGATATGGCTTTAAAGACTACGAAAAGCAATTTAATTAGTCAAAGAAATATTCGTAGTTATAATAATCATCCTGGCAAAGAAATTGAGTACATCAATTCTGGAGGAAAAATCACTAAAAGTAGAATGTATGTTGCCGAAGGAAGGTTATATCAAGTAATGGCAATAACTACAAAAAAACAGCAGAAGACATTAGCTAAAACTATTACTGGGTATTTAAATTCCTTCAATTTAGTTTTGAAAAAGTGACTTGAAGAAGAATTCAGAAGCCAGAATTCCGAAGTCAGAATCAAGACGCGACGCTCGTTCCTCTCTACGAGACGCTGTGCGAACGCTAACGGTGCGCTATCAGTCGTGGGTCTGAATCCCCGACTGATTGAAGACTACGAGGTCTTAAACCCCTAGATTCAGACGCTCCAGGATGAGCTAACGCTGCGCTATCCACCAGCGATGCACTGAGTTTCGGCTACGCTCAACTACCGCCGGTCGTTGTGTCGCACAAAATACCCAACTGAATTCTGACTCCTGACTCCTGAATTCTGTTTCGATAAAAAATCTTGGATTTTCGCTAATAAAATTTTTCCATTGACTCCTAAATTCTGCTCTATTTTAATTATTTAATTTTTTAGCTCATTTTATACAATTTATACGCTACTCAACCGCTTACTCAAACATGATTTCTAACGCTAGGATGTCATGATAAAAATTGTTAGCAAAATTACACGCAACCAAGTGAAATAAATGGCTGATATTATTGATCGTGCCGTTAACGCTGGTTCTTTTAGCACCCTAGTTGATGCAATCAAGGCTGCCAATCTCATAGATACTCTCAAAGGGGTTGACTCGTTTATCGCCTCTGCATCTACAGATCAAGCATTCGCAAAGCTTCCAGCCGGTACTGTAGAGACATTGCTTGAAAATATTAATAAGATCCAGGAACTCCTGACGTATCACGTCGTTTCCGGTAAGGTGATGCCCATAAAGCCGATTGAAGGTTCAAGTTTTAAAATTGACCCTTTCAATAGTTTCAATGCAGATTATAATTCACAGTTTCAAAATCCGATGCTGCTGATGATAACTGTGTCATCCACATCATTGTTGATTCCTCGATAAATATATAGATAGATAGCGAATCAATACGGTTCAGTTAAGAGAAGAGACGCGATAAATCGCTGTCTCTACAAAGGAATGCCATTTATCGTGTCTTTGTGATCTATAACTTTCATCAAAAAACTTTATCCGAACCGTATTGGATGGCGAATAACATCTGTGAGGTAGAAACTATTTATAGTCATTACCTCATTACTATCTATATATATTTTAAGTAGCTCAAATTTTCTTAGATAATTAGACCTCTATCCTAAGCTCGACTTTATCCAAAATTAAGAGGTTGTTTGAAAAGTGGTTGACTGTGATTTTAGGCACTAACTGATCCCCCCTAGCCTCCCTTAAAAAGGGGGAAACCGGAATCAAAGTCCCCCTTTTTAAGGGGGATTTAGGGGGATCTATAATGTTTTGTTACCGAGAAGAAAACTTTTCAAACATCCTCTAAGAACTTGGCTTTCTTTATTCGGCAAAAACCCTGGCTTTTTGGCAAATACTTTTTCTATATCACTGATTATCGATCAAGTCCAAAAACTAAAACTAGCTTCCTACAAAGGTTTAATGGTCAGGTTTTGGGTTTCGTAAAAATGGATAAAGTCGAGCTAAGAGGATGTTTGAAAAGTCTTCTTGTCAGCATCAAATAGTTTTAGATCCCCCTAAATCCCCCTTGTAAAGGGGGACTTTGATTCCGATCCCCTCTTTTTTAAGGGGGGTTAGGGGGATCAATAAGCACCTAAAATCGCAGCCAACCACTTTTCAAACAACCTCTAAAAAGAGAGAGGCTTTGAATTACCTGTAAGGAAACATGGAGAGCTATATTTCACTCTTTTAAAGTTGTTTCACTTAGGCAATACCACTTGGTTAAGAATATTAGTAGGTTGGTTTTTGTTCCTAAACTCAACCTAAATATTTTACTTTCTAGGTTTAACCAAGAAGTATTACAGTATTATTTATCTTCAAATTTGCCTGATAAATAAAAACAATATCAGCTAAATAAATCCAAAAATCAAGTGTTTGCAAATGAATCATTTATTAACGAGACAAAATAATTTTATTACTGGCTCTAGCCAGAATAATATATCTACAGAAATAAGTCAATCTATGAAGGAAAAGTATACTTGTCTTTGCTGTTCAAATGCTTTACTACGTCACGTTAATTCAGGGGGAGCTTACTGGCGTTGTAGCTCCTGCTATCAAGCAATGCCAGTGTAGAAAACAGAATCAATAATGTCCTTAATCAAGTTAAATCAATCATTGGTATCTCTCATGAATTTATTTCAATCTAATCAATCAGAGTTTGCCTGGTGGGTAGAAATTAATACTGCTGTTCCACGCTGTACTTATTACTTTGGCCCTTTTGATAGTGAAAAAGAGGCACAACTTTATAGAAGCGGCTATGTTGAAGACTTATATCAGGAAGAAGCCAGAGACATCATTGCGCTAGTCAAGCAATGTCAGCCTGATGATTTGACGATTTTTCATGAGAAAGCAGAAGTCCAAATATCTAGTTTTTGAAGCCCATCTCGCAGATATTTTGCTAAAAGGGGTTTTTCAATAATATAACTGGTTGCATAATTTTGAGGTATAAGCTCTACTACTTGCTTAAGCAAGTTTAGGAAGTCTTCTGCTTGTTCACTTAATGCAGTTCTACCAAGCCACATCAAAGCTATTACCTCTACTTTTTCTTCTTCGGAGAATTCATGAATATATTTTTGCAGGATATTTATTGAACATCTCCCTGTAATATTTAAATCCTCTAAATAATAAGACAATTTATCTATAAATGTTTCTGGTTGGTTTGTTCTCCCATAACCCATTGTTCCATAGATTAATTCAGCCATCTCAATAATTTTATATATTTTGTTAATTGACAATAAACTCATATTTTTTATTAGAATTGGAGTCAATAAGAAAAAATGTAACAATAGAAAAAAATTAGCAATTTATGTTGCCAAAACCTTATGGATACATAGAGAGATTGAGATGATATCTATATAGTGCAACTATGAACCATAATCAAGTAAGTAATTGCTAAATAACTCTTCAACTTCTACTTAAGCATTACAGATAAGTATTTGAATTCAGGTATTACCGAAAGCTTGAAATGTATAAGATAAGTGTATAACGTTTGATTTCGACGCAAAACTTTAAAAAGCTGAGAGTATCTCTGGGGTTTTGTATAACTTTAAACGAATAGAATGGTAGTATCACACAAAATCTATATAATTGCAGATATTAATAAAAGTTAAAGTCAATGATTTGAACATCAGAGTTTTTGTCTATGGTCAAGCGATCGCTCCAAGCATCACTCATCGGTATTGAACAGGCTAAAAGAGCATTTGCTCTCAAGGGGTGGACTCAAGACAATTTGTCAGCCGAAGTTAACCTCAAGACTAGACAACCGATTTGGCGATTTTTTAGTGGTCGTCCAGTTGAGCGTCATACTTTTATTGAAATTTGTTCTGTATTAGAACTGAATTGGCGGGAGATTGCTAGCAATCCACCGGCAGAATTCATGGAACTAGAAGAATACGGCCGGCCCCCCGTGCTGGATATTGATGGCTTGGTGGAAAAAGTGCGATCGCAACGCTTCGACAAAATTCAAGACCAGTGTGGGATTTTGCAGTTATTGGATATCAGCCGTCCCGTTGCGATCGATGACATATATATAGACGTGAATATTTTGGAGGAGATTGCCAGTCAACAGTGGTTAGAAA contains:
- a CDS encoding histidine phosphatase family protein encodes the protein MSQIVWIARHANRLDFVNPDWFLTAERRYDPPLSDDGMVQAQQLARRLKKENIGHIFASPFLRTVQTANAVAELLNLPIKLETGLSEWLNPAWMTEEPERLSAPALAKLFPRIDTSYTSRIAAKYPETHEKVRERSGQTARCLATEFFPEDILLVAHGASVLGGAMGLVGEIAKTEVKASLCSLVKVVREDPEWLLELTGDTSHLTHIEEVIRFA
- a CDS encoding glucokinase, which translates into the protein MTLLLAGDIGGTKTILRLVETSDSPALHTIYQESYHSADFPDLVPIVQQFLIKANTPIPEKACFAIAGPIVKNTAKLTNLAWYLDTERLEEELGIPHISLINDFAAVGYGISGLQKQDLHPLQVGKPQPETPIGIIGAGTGLGQGFLIKQGNNYQVFPSEGGHADFAPRNEIEFQLLRYLLGKHDIQRVSVERVVSGMGIVAIYQFLRDRKFATESPDIAQIVRTWEQEAGQEEKSVDPGAAIGAAALEKRDRLSEQTLQLFIEAYGAEAGNLALKLLPYGGLYIAGGIAPKILPLIQNSGFLLNFTQKGRMRPLLEEIPVYIILNPQVGLIGAALCAARL
- a CDS encoding DUF1816 domain-containing protein; amino-acid sequence: MNLFQSNQSEFAWWVEINTAVPRCTYYFGPFDSEKEAQLYRSGYVEDLYQEEARDIIALVKQCQPDDLTIFHEKAEVQISSF
- a CDS encoding DUF3775 domain-containing protein, with amino-acid sequence MAELIYGTMGYGRTNQPETFIDKLSYYLEDLNITGRCSINILQKYIHEFSEEEKVEVIALMWLGRTALSEQAEDFLNLLKQVVELIPQNYATSYIIEKPLLAKYLRDGLQKLDIWTSAFS